Genomic segment of Limnohabitans sp. INBF002:
CAACAGCTTGGTGGTCACCATCAGCCAGTCGGGCGAGACGGCTGACACCTTGGCCGCGCTGCGCCACGCGCAAGGTTTGGGCATGGACAAAACTCTCACCATTTGCAACGTGTCCACCAGCGCCATGGTGCGCGAGTGCAAGTTGGCCTACGTCACCCGCGCAGGCGCAGAGATTGGCGTGGCATCGACCAAAGCCTTCACCACGCAGCTGGCAGGTTTGTTCTTGCTCACCTTGGCCTTGGCGCAAACCAAAGGCCGTTTGAGCGACGAAGAAGAAGCCAAGCACATCAAAGACATGCGCCACTTGCCCGCTGCACTGCAAGCCGTGCTGGCGCTGGAGCCTCAGCTCATCGCATGGTCACAAGAATTCGCCAGCAAAGAAAACGCCTTGTTCTTGGGCCGTGGCACGCATTACCCCATCGCGCTGGAAGGCGCGTTGAAGCTCAAAGAAATCACCTACATCCACGCCGAGGCCTATGCCGCTGGCGAGTTGAAGCACGGCCCCTTGGCCTTGGTCACCAGCGCCATGCCCGTGGTGACAGTGGCCCCTAACGACACGCTGCTAGAGAAGCTCAAGAGCAACATGCAAGAAGTGCGCGCCCGTGGCGGCGTGCTGTACGTGCTGGCCGATGGCGACACCAAGATTGAAAGCAGCGAAGGCGTGAACGTCATCCGCATGCCCGAGCACTATGGCGTGCTCTCGCCCATCTTGCACGTGGTGCCGTTGCAGTTGTTGAGCTATCACACGGCGTGTGCGCGGGGTACGGATGTTGATAAACCTCGAAATTTAGCTAAGAGCGTAACTGTTGAGTGACCCTCGAATAGAAGTCCTCTCATCTCGCGTCCACGGCAAAGGCGTGTTCGCCCTGTGCGGGATGGCTGCGGGCGAAACGGTCATTGAGTATGTGGGTGAAATTATTTCCATGGCTGAAGCGCAGCGTCGCCATCCGCATGACCCTAGTAATCCCGAGCACACGTTTTACTTTCACATCGACGATGCGAGAGTGATTGACGGCTTGTACGGCGGCAATGCGTCGCGTTGGATCAACCATTCGTGTCGCCCCAATTGCGAACCCGTAGAAATCAAAGGCCGTATTTTCATCAAAACGCGTCGCCAAGTGTGGCGAGGCGAAGAGCTGACGTTCAACTATGGGCTGGTGAGCGATGAGCCCATGACCGACGCGCTCAAAGCCAAATACACCTGCCGCTGTGGGGCCAAGAGGTGCAAAGGCACAATGTTGGCTTGAATACGATTGAACTGAAATGACTGACCAGATGACAGACGCACTAGCGCAATGGAACAAGGCATGCAAGACCTTGGATGAAGAGTTTCAACTGAGTGCCGGTGAACTGCCGACGATAGAAACCGCCAAGGCGTTGTTCTTGCAGTTGGTGGGACGCCGTGAGATTACGCAAGAAGCGGCCAATGCGTTGATGTTTAGCTTGTATTTTTCGGGGTATCTCAGCATGTTGCTGGCGTTCAAGCAACAGTCGCCAAGCTTTGAGGTGCCTGACTATTTGCACACGCACCCCGTGCTTGAGGCTTCCAACCGGTGGGCTCAACAGGCGGTGGATGGTCATTTGTTGTTGCAGCTGGCGCAGCCAATCATTCGAGACACGCAGGATTTGTTGAATGCACTGAACTGAAGGCTTGCGTTATGGGAGGGGTACGCCAACCAGCGTATTGGATCTAACCTGACTTAGCTAGAAAATCCGTAAAACTTTTCATTGAGGCCAATGCAATGAGTGAGCAAAAAACCCAACTTTTAAACACAATTAAATTGTTGTACTCGCAGCTAGAGACTGCAAACATTGCACTGCTGCACAGCAAGAGTCATTTGGATGAACATCATGTGCGCAAGTTGGAGGGGCA
This window contains:
- a CDS encoding SET domain-containing protein-lysine N-methyltransferase, with the protein product MAAGETVIEYVGEIISMAEAQRRHPHDPSNPEHTFYFHIDDARVIDGLYGGNASRWINHSCRPNCEPVEIKGRIFIKTRRQVWRGEELTFNYGLVSDEPMTDALKAKYTCRCGAKRCKGTMLA